A region of the Geomonas subterranea genome:
GGAAGGAGCCACTGTGCAACGCTTTCCCTGAGCGCCTGGTCGGAGAGGTCGGGTAATTCCTCTTCGGGGAGCACCCGGGCCAGGAAGCGCACCCGGTTGCGATACTGGGCCGCCTGCTCGCTCCAGTTCAGCCCACCGATGCCCGCCCCGGAAACGATCCCCTGCAAAAGTGCCGCAGCTATCTCTTCCTTCTCCGGAACCGCCGCCCGCTCGGAAAGCACCACCGCGCCCAGCCGTTCCTCGTCCCGGGCCACCACCCTCCCCTCACGCTCGTCCCAGAACACCCTGCGCTCACGGGTGATGCTGTTCACGCATCCGGAGCGGATCGCCTCCAGGGAAACGGCGCTCGCCATGTGGATGTCCGCCTCGCCGCCCCCCCCCTCGACCTCGACCGCAACGATGAAGGGCTGCGCCCTGACGTTACTGCGCGGGGAGAGCTTGGCGCCGGTACCGTTGGCCATCAGGTAGCGCCCGGAGCCCGGACTCCTCTCACGCGCCACGCGGTCCGGGTAGGCCGTGAGGAGCAGTCGACCCACGGTGGCCGCGTCGGCATGGAGGGGGGTGTCCGCCGCCCCGAGGGCCCCGCGGAAGTAGGCGGCGAGCCGCTCCACCGTCCGCGCGCCCTGCGGGTCGCGCCGTTCGCCGACCGCGTCCAGCCGGTCCAACAGGTCGCTTTCAGAGATGCTGCCGCTGCCGCGCGGCATGAGGTCCCGCTCGGAGAGGATGGCAGCCAGGGTGCAGGCGAGAGGGGCACAGCCGGCATCGAGAGAACCGATCAGCATGGCGGCAAGGCGCGGGTGCATGGGGAGCGCCGCCATCCTGCGGCCGAGTCCGGTGATGGCGCCGCGCTGGTCGAGGGCGCCCAAGGAGCGCAGCAACGCGCGCCCCTCGGCGAGATGGGGAGCCGGAGGCTCGTCGAGAAAGCTCAGCGACGCGGGGTCGGCGACACCCCACTGCGCCAGGTCAAGCGCCAGGGGAGCCAGGTCGGAAACCTTGATCTCGGGCGGGGTGAAGGGAAGGAGGGTATTCTGGGTGTGCTCGCTCCAGAGACGGTAGCAGACACCGGGGGCGACCCTGCCGGCACGACCGGCACGCTGCTGGGCGGAGGCCGCCGAGATGCGCATGGTGTCGAGGCGATTCAGGCCGGTCGAGGGATCGTAACGGAGCTGGCGGGAGTAGCCGGTATCAACCACCACCCGCACCCCTTCAATGGTGAGGCTGGTCTCGGCTATGTTGGTGGCGAGCACCACCTTGCGGCGGTCTCCAGGGAGGATGGCCCGCTCCTGCGCCGCGAACGGGAGGTCCCCGTACAGGACCGCGATCATCACCTGAGAGCCGAGCAGCCCCTGCAGGATACCTTCGCAGCGCCTGATATCCCCAGCTCCCGGCAGGAAGACCAGGACGTCCCCTTCGGTCTCCGCCAGCGCCCTCATGACCCCGGCGCACGCCGTCTCAGCAAGCCTGGCCGTCGGCTCGCTCTTCAGGTAGCGCACCTCGACAGGGAAGTGCCGCCCCTCGCTCGTGATAAGCGGCGCATCTCCCAGCAGCCGGGCGACCGGCCCGGCGTCCAGGGTCGCCGACATCACCAGCAGGCGCAGCTCCTCGCGCAGCCCGAGCTGGACGTCGCGGCAAAGGGCAAGGGAGAGATCGCAGGTGAGGCTTCGTTCGTGGAATTCGTCGAAGATGACCGCCGCCACACCTTCCAGGACCGGGTCGCTCTGCAGCCGGCGGGCCAGGATCCCCTCGGTCACCACCTCGATCCGGGTCGCCTTGGAGACCTTACGCTCGAAGCGGATGCTGTAGCCGACCGTCTTACCGACCTCCTCGCCCAGGCACTGCGCCATGTAGCGGGCGGCGTTCACGGCGGCCAGGCGACGCGGCTCCAGCATGATGATGCGGCCGCCGTCCAGGAAAGGCGCATCGAGCAGGGCAAGCGGCACCCGCGTGGTCTTCCCCGCCCCCGGAGGCGCCTGCAGCACGGCGACGTTGCGCTCTTGCAGCGCAGCGAGCAGGTCGGGGAGTATGGTGTCGATGGCGGCGGGTTTCAGCATGAGATCAGACCAGCAGGCGCAGCCCCTCGAGGTCGATGCCGGAAAGGGAATTGACCACGCGGCAGGCGCCGGTCAGGCGCTCCCTCGGGTAGCTGTTGGTCACCGCAAGAACTTTTAGTCCGGCACCGGTCGCCGAGGCGATGCCTGCAGGCGTGTCCTCGACGGCGATCGTGCAAGCAGCGTCCACCTTGCCGGGGAAACGCTCCTGGAGCCGCTGCACGGCGAGGCGGTAACTTTCCGGATCGGGCTTGCTCGCCGCGACCTCGTCGGCGGTCACCTTGACATCGAAGGCTTCGGTCAGCCCCAGCTGGGCCAGGATCGGTTCGATGTCGCTTTTCAGGGCGCCGCTGCAAAGGGCGAGCGGGAGATTGCCGGAGATGGAGCGGATGAGTTCCACCACCCCCGGGTACGGCGCGACGCCGACGGAAACGATATCCAGAAAGGCCTCCGCCTTCCCCTTGATGAGTTCCCTGAGCTCCGCGTCGGCGAGGGGACGGCCGTGCACCCGGAACGCCTCGCGGAAGGCGTCGCGGTCGTCGAACCCGATGTAGAGATCGAGGTACTCCTCCCAGGAATAGCCCAGGCCAAGCGGCACCAGCAGTTCCTGGAACGCCTTGTAGTGCAACGGCTCGGTGTCCACGATGATCCCGTCGAAATCGAA
Encoded here:
- a CDS encoding HAD family hydrolase → MLSAVIFDFDGIIVDTEPLHYKAFQELLVPLGLGYSWEEYLDLYIGFDDRDAFREAFRVHGRPLADAELRELIKGKAEAFLDIVSVGVAPYPGVVELIRSISGNLPLALCSGALKSDIEPILAQLGLTEAFDVKVTADEVAASKPDPESYRLAVQRLQERFPGKVDAACTIAVEDTPAGIASATGAGLKVLAVTNSYPRERLTGACRVVNSLSGIDLEGLRLLV
- the hrpB gene encoding ATP-dependent helicase HrpB; amino-acid sequence: MLKPAAIDTILPDLLAALQERNVAVLQAPPGAGKTTRVPLALLDAPFLDGGRIIMLEPRRLAAVNAARYMAQCLGEEVGKTVGYSIRFERKVSKATRIEVVTEGILARRLQSDPVLEGVAAVIFDEFHERSLTCDLSLALCRDVQLGLREELRLLVMSATLDAGPVARLLGDAPLITSEGRHFPVEVRYLKSEPTARLAETACAGVMRALAETEGDVLVFLPGAGDIRRCEGILQGLLGSQVMIAVLYGDLPFAAQERAILPGDRRKVVLATNIAETSLTIEGVRVVVDTGYSRQLRYDPSTGLNRLDTMRISAASAQQRAGRAGRVAPGVCYRLWSEHTQNTLLPFTPPEIKVSDLAPLALDLAQWGVADPASLSFLDEPPAPHLAEGRALLRSLGALDQRGAITGLGRRMAALPMHPRLAAMLIGSLDAGCAPLACTLAAILSERDLMPRGSGSISESDLLDRLDAVGERRDPQGARTVERLAAYFRGALGAADTPLHADAATVGRLLLTAYPDRVARERSPGSGRYLMANGTGAKLSPRSNVRAQPFIVAVEVEGGGGEADIHMASAVSLEAIRSGCVNSITRERRVFWDEREGRVVARDEERLGAVVLSERAAVPEKEEIAAALLQGIVSGAGIGGLNWSEQAAQYRNRVRFLARVLPEEELPDLSDQALRESVAQWLLPYLQGVRTLAQLAKVDLLQPLKSLLDYRRQQLVEREAPTHLQVPSGSRVALEYPAEGEPFLAVKLQEMFGLAETPRLARGRVPVLIHLLSPARRPIQVTADLKSFWNGAYREVCKELKGRYPRHPWPDDPWNAPATRHVKKRM